A region of Eschrichtius robustus isolate mEscRob2 chromosome 19, mEscRob2.pri, whole genome shotgun sequence DNA encodes the following proteins:
- the ZNF469 gene encoding zinc finger protein 469 produces MPGEQPLGAPPPTMAGDLQPCPAASGTGGPLQPPSEVSAPANRTTKATGSGAQAVDSPETQVRQAGKVGPKAPLPRTQSLSSAPGKGSGPQAPAGRSLVQARTRRASRLDSGPQQLCGLSAASSRPKPALGEKTPEGPQQEAPRPPEAEAPRGQGTRARLRPGPPRAEASPGPEELSFRKCFQETPSSFTSTNYTSPSATPGPPPLRAPQSSGASPCRPASYVEFQASGADAWPPTAENSFPGASFGVPPAEPEPFPEGGSPGVVAFQYPFPELHGAGPKPFPEDAAGPEYAERALVFAFHQPRGVWPEEPVGTGPAYPLPARSGPPALPCYPGRPGGLNAPGDLGGALPPPGAARPAPSPFSESTATFRDSLHESMTKVLPERPPSAHDGLGSPRGPPNSLAQRQFPGQAYGSPGAGGVGTSPGPRDTELTASGPPAARLPPLWDPAPAPYPTPPLGPLATTRSAFFEAQPGPGQQLSLPQSPPLPWPQVLPAAGPGPHQMEMMNQLSFPPEVPEWQGVSQGALAAAAGKTPGPGEKLAVLRNSPGQHGGGSPGLFAYNGLKDPGAQPPFFGAAQPQASPRGPPGPPPPRVVGASPSESPLPSPATHTASSTCSSLSPLSSSPANPSSDESQLPGPLGPSAFFRPPTRPQETGSPFPSPEPSHALPIHYQPEPLKAFPFPTEGLEETPFPSSGLEVGSVGLEGFPQEPPPYSAHHFPLSSASLDQLDVLLTCRQCDRNYSSLAAFLGHRQFCSLLPARAKDGHQQPPGFPAPPVTPSALAAPKTPAGGTPSPLSHTRTAPFLLGGDVRPDGRDDPLRMSFLPSPAAAPPFPLPAGDLDLEDAAKLDSLITEALNGLEYQSDNPEIDSSFIDVFTDDEPSGPRGPATGQPPKTRLGATPESKAQLPLPAGAAPPEPQPPRPGDGGYAAGPRPKTRSLGPAPSEADGASLAGQQRRGKRFKLFQKELDTVSTAKRPGRGSRASRLRPRRKGRAEPALSRPRDLGTQAPKSHADPGGRALLVETRSSRRLRLSPGQDCRRRRARGGTWSKELIHKIVQQKNRAGKRGPAPGAADGGPQDCDGASESEEEDGPRLRGSRFRGRPHPSGRRWRRGEKRKEVDLAPGPREGGQQQKPRKAVRQEAVRPGGSPGPEEPGGPWPGPVKGPEAQGPSHGPEAAVGPEQRGPQRLLQGLTGAETPEESRPSLDFPQDTESPEIAEDLPPDAAGLHREALSSPPATCGGGGPCPPAPERPQLRQEDAVLARASSPALGAPRCSEPAVSQDGEEPPASPPGESLVPVANAADTAHPEPRTLCLKAPGLGDSVGLPTAKKGPQPYSSPPSGLFLGPKDLAGCCHEGLGSQSSAPDSPPAIRAGLCQDGEDASSQEPKPPRNTPYTVVTGPGKAESPPALERTALFSGPPGDSFHPPVYGSLSGNGDTQVPRACAAPPPRRPQQDPPFLSFLPKKGWSLLEEVSPVPPGHLGPFPGLSGEKAFSQRCPSEGTVATSLPALPGKVIECSTACSGDLSEEELEIKRLVTELESQLQSKGAQEAPGEPCGASATSPGELRPRPEGAETTVATTGGALGSPQEEWPSFHPGEAALTPGAHKDVVPGGPFSPTGASPSFRPVQKAGVSKTGLPRAEGGLGAHLEVCLPDPPWDMGSLAKCSPNPEASLPKGNRATRTQHSQDLPLLFRCPRRGGLSPGSHKAPGPCRDPSEMEAFGSPVAPPAPGLAFRGTELLPLGATPHSGASHNSAPKGHSVSSTGGPGGAGGPGPEGNEEFVPAGTSPRRASVPDRSPSRRPKDPASSPLHQLQLLVARAAEREDDTRGSQGPPPDDTQSPQHSNPSDPGKESVEGGKMACSPAWDFPGAVQTTAVPAVAGRQLGPEGAGHPGSHGQAEKPKGQVGASQLQPDDRGRPRRPDQLAGQLQRSRAAVGLWNGARATPGPTYSEAESSVPALAATDTEDGPEDQTPEAVAGPGLQKHLLFAGESPAPPGRDLASRTPSPASAATPDPCGPKEGPARRPLRGDCDPLEDPPKEPSFVGVFTPAHGGDCPGGRMARTLEGSRKGRPREAPASVTPPHPGRATSPRVTVKATALSSIPTTGGLGAVRGPRAEWPDPRGALSSTHPDGVPKGPSSEPPGNRESQGVTAVPTDPSTRGAMGPDPHTCQEGEAEASLQEQEGLEMPRAGHPAVTEASEAGTRGLRVTCPSTELHPGRTTTPSSTASDSRPHSPRSLGNSLHQRPQGDPLSPQDPRQKPRGFKKKPVFTENGHWRGGAPSGQPVTCEVCAASFRSGPGLSRHRARKHGLHRGSASQPSPAAPPAPQTCHPPGKKSRRAPGKEKPRRLVGDPSQAGRLTPVRGSVAPEDALGPEMSKGLRRGLRLLGAPGCPPGWEPHPPDVVKQGVDVRPAEPGKQDQLERDEPRSKQTKKAGGQRRGRPPADFPSESEGKASKRARKPRARRFREESGLQGPADVISGRRGWNPSTAIANCPALPSRHLSPEAEQETESTQPPLVATDLEEMPARKSPGDRVACPGMVEGAPPAPEGPVGRKAASARGCAGPREARVSGICKEPSRAAGGKRAGDSRVAESRSGQGVWEGHEPPWDPQGPPETRGSEAGSTIGSCLQDPLHSPGEGVQEQEGPAPEAPSPSLRDPLSLFDDEASFSQLFPLGDRLVRKKNPRVYRKRCKKSKPPPRPEPSSPAGGSVALSSSRLPTDLSDSGSLCLSHEDPWGDEAAGLPESFLLEGFLSSKVPGIDPWATGPSLWALEPHAEADPCCAEDHPSENIPELHMVPAAWRGPELQAPADEATSSPGDVSPEPPSLEREYECGVPGSAVDLQVQGLCFLGPCEDPAGLPGASLLDSKATASSQGPQSRTEGAAGARRAPGGGRPTKARRAPYKCRVCFQRFHGLGELDLHKLAHSPSPPPTCYMCVERRFGSRELLREHLQEKHVQSKAGLWACGMCRREVADVWMYNEHLREHAVRFARKGQARRSLGDLPGCWEGDGAVTHFLSGIVGRVSKPHRGRRSIGKAGGGPAEASGVDVGAGKVFPRERPRPKARANGSDPDSASAQGSPSACGLSPDGRSHSESPLPAVPVHRDCKDPARDCHHCGKRFPKPFKLQRHLAVHSPQRVYLCPQCPRVYPEHQELRVHLGGEHGLSGELELQHTPLYACELCANVTHISKRSFVCSSCNYTFAKKEQFDRHMDKHRRRGQQPFTFRGVRRPGAPGQKALAREGSLPSKRRRVAASSSAPGSGVDGPLSRDCGPTLSERSLPALPQPCPEAAPSTTAGQPGTPERPTGPVGHPVGGGDLPSALQELLPPSLSPFPAASADGKDGHEPDQALESSEDEASPGSPGRFLQQALRLGGSLPQPGAGGQDAEEQRAAGPLSGKHRTPSAPGKCAPDHHPEAPSLLWKEKQVSTCHVAPAGGAGGPSHRGSANNPGGCQSSSKDRSASSTPSKAPKFPVQLKKAVPSPMPRELPHGTEDRPKPTTLKVKPGPGSQGAGGPRQGTKAAGGSQPQPASGQLQSETATTPAKPDGPGQGPAPDKAPPRAPAKGYPKGPREAGDQGPRGSLGPREDGDSSEKKRKGRAPGPTRSEAVGNLGRGPPVPDKPPRAPRKQATPSRVLPAKPKPTGQNGTTPPQPSEPRKGEPGHAQGNIRRGKEGLGKALPQARPLHRPPRRGGAVLGAEPPNPRACRTAESQSHLLSQLFGQRLTSFKIPLKKDASE; encoded by the coding sequence ATGCCTGGGGAGCAGCCCCTCGGAGCGCCACCCCCAACCATGGCCGGAGACCTGCAGCCCTGCCCAGCGGCCAGTGGCACGGGGGGCCCCCTGCAACCTCCCAGTGAGGTCAGTGCCCCAGCCAACAGGACCACCAAGGCCACGGGCAGCGGGGCCCAAGCCGTGGACAGCCCTGAGACCCAGGTGCGGCAGGCTGGGAAGGTGGGGCCCAAGGCCCCGCTCCCCAGAACCCAGTCCCTGAGCAGCGCCCCTGGGAAGGGAAGCggcccccaggccccagcagggCGGAGCCTGGTGCAGGCTCGCACGCGGCGGGCGAGCAGGCTGGACAGCGGCCCCCAGCAGCTCTGCGGTCTGAGCGCCGCCAGCTCAAGGCCCAAACCCGCCCTGGGCGAGAAGACCCCTGAGGGCCCGCAGCAAGAGGCCCCCCGGCCCCCAGAGGCCGAGGCCCCCCGGGGCCAAGGAACCAGAGCCCGTCTCAGGCCTGGCCCCCCCAGGGCCGAGGCTTCACCGGGCCCGGAAGAGCTCAGCTTCCGAAAGTGCTTCCAGGAGACCCCCTCCAGCTTTACCTCCACCAACTATACCTCACCGAGCGCCACCCCTGGGCCCCCGCCCCTCAGGGCCCCCCAGAGCAGCGGCGCCAGCCCCTGCCGGCCGGCCTCCTACGTGGAATTCCAGGCCAGCGGGGCCGACGCCTGGCCTCCCACGGCTGAGAACAGCTTCCCAGGTGCTAGTTTCGGGGTGCCGCCCGCTGAGCCGGAGCCCTTTCCCGAAGGCGGCAGCCCCGGGGTGGTTGCCTTCCAGTACCCCTTCCCAGAGCTGCACGGAGCCGGCCCGAAACCCTTCCCCGAGGACGCAGCCGGGCCCGAGTACGCCGAGAGGGCACTGGTGTTCGCCTTCCACCAGCCTCGGGGAGTGTGGCCCGAGGAGCCGGTGGGCACGGGCCCAGCCTACCCCCTGCCCGCCCGCTCgggccccccagccctgccctgctacCCCGGCCGGCCCGGCGGCCTCAACGCCCCCGGCGACCTTGGCGGTGCGCTCCCTCCCCCTGGTGCGGCTCgcccggcccccagccccttcTCGGAGAGCACGGCCACCTTCCGGGACAGTTTGCACGAGAGCATGACCAAAGTGCTCCCTGAGAGGCCGCCTTCGGCCCACGATGGGCTGGGGAGCCCCAGGGGGCCCCCAAACTCACTGGCCCAGAGGCAGTTTCCCGGGCAGGCGTACGGAAGCCCCGGAGCCGGCGGGGTGGGCACCAGCCCAGGGCCTCGGGACACGGAGCTGACTGCCTCAGGGCCCCCCGCCGCCAGACTGCCCCCGCTCTGGGACCCCGCCCCAGCCCCTTACCCCACGCCTCCCCTGGGCCCCCTGGCCACCACCAGGAGTGCATTCTTCGAAGCCCAGCCCGGCCCAGGCCAGCAGCTCAGCCTCCCACAGAGCCCCCCGCTGCCCTGGCCCCAGGTGCTCCCGGCCGCCGGCCCCGGCCCCCACCAGATGGAGATGATGAACCAGCTGTCTTTCCCCCCGGAAGTCCCCGAGTGGCAGGGGGTCAGCCAGGGAGCCCTGGCTGCTGCCGCAGGGAAGACGCCCGGGCCGGGCGAGAAGCTGGCGGTCCTGAGAAACAGCCCGGGCCAGCACGGCGGCGGCTCCCCCGGGCTGTTCGCCTACAACGGGCTGAAGGACCCTGGAGCCCAGCCCCCGTTCTTCGGGGCGGCCCAGCCCCAGGCCTCCCCCCGGGGCCCCCCCGGCCCGCCCCCGCCCAGGGTGGTGGGAGCCTCCCCCAGCGAGTCCCCCCTGCCCTCGCCGGCCACCCACACGGCCAGCAGCACCTGTTCGTCGCTGTCCCCTCTGTCCAGCAGCCCAGCCAACCCCAGCTCGGATGAGAGCCAGCTCCCCGGGCCGCTCGGGCCCTCCGCCTTCTTCCGCCCACCCACCCGCCCCCAGGAGACCGGCAGCCCCTTCCCGTCCCCCGAGCCCTCGCACGCCCTCCCCATCCACTACCAGCCGGAGCCACTCAAggccttccctttccccacagaGGGGCTGGAGGAGACCCCGTTCCCTAGCTCGGGGCTCGAGGTGGGCAGCGTGGGCCTGGAGGGCTTCCCCCAGGAGCCGCCCCCCTACTCCGCCCACCACTTCCCCCTCAGCAGCGCCAGCCTGGACCAGCTGGATGTGCTGCTCACCTGTAGGCAGTGTGACCGGAACTACAGCAGCCTAGCCGCCTTCCTGGGGCACCGGCAGTTCTGCAGCCTGCTGCCGGCCAGGGCCAAGGACGGCCACCAGCAGCCCCCCGGGTTCCCCGCGCCCCCCGTCACCCCCTCCGCGCTGGCTGCCCCCAAAACACCGGCCGGCGGGACCCCGAGCCCACTCAGCCACACCAGGACAGCGCCCTTCCTGCTGGGTGGGGACGTCCGGCCCGACGGCAGAGACGACCCCCTGAGGATGAGCTTCCTGCCCAGCCCGGCCGCCGCCCCCCCCTTCCCGCTGCCTGCAGGGGACCTGGACCTGGAGGACGCCGCCAAGCTGGACAGCCTCATCACGGAGGCCCTCAACGGCCTGGAGTACCAGTCAGACAACCCTGAGATCGACAGCAGCTTCATTGACGTCTTCACCGACGACGAGCCCTCCGGCCCCAGGGGCCCCGCCACTGGGCAGCCCCCCAAGACCAGGCTGGGGGCAACGCCGGAGAGCAAAGCCCAGCTCCCGCTCCCGGCAGGGGCTGCCCCGCCGGAGCCCCAGCCGCCCCGGCCCGGCGACGGGGGCTACGCGGCCGGCCCCAGGCCCAAAACCCGCTCCCTGGGCCCAGCGCCCTCAGAGGCAgatggggccagcctggccggcCAGCAGAGAAGAGGAAAGCGGTTTAAGTTGTTCCAGAAAGAGCTGGACACGGTCAGCACCGCCAAGAGGCCGGGCAGGGGCTCCAGGGCCAGCCGCCTGAGGCCGAGGAGGAAAGGCCGGGCTGAGCCGGCCCTGTCCCGCCCGCGGGACCTCGGAACCCAGGCCCCCAAGAGCCACGCAGACCCAGGGGGGCGGGCCCTCCTGGTGGAGACGCGGAGCTCCAGGCGCCTCCGACTGTCCCCCGGCCAGGACTGCAGGCGGAGGCGGGCCCGGGGCGGCACCTGGAGCAAAGAGCTCATCCACAAGATCGTGCAGCAGAAGAACCGGGCGGGCAAGCGCGGCCCAGCCCCGGGCGCCGCGGACGGCGGACCCCAGGACTGCGACGGCGCCTCCGAGTCTGAGGAGGAGGATGGCCCGCGGCTGCGAGGCTCACGCTTCAGAGGCCGGCCCCACCCCAGCGGCCGGCGATGGCGCCGGGGCgagaagaggaaggaagtggACTTGGCCCCGGGTCCCAGAGAGGGCGGACAGCAGCAGAAGCCCAGGAAGGCCGTGAGGCAGGAGGCCGTGAGGCCTGGGGGCTCCCCGGGCCCAGAGGAGCCGGGCGGGCCGTGGCCAGGTCCCGTCAAGGGTCCTGAGGCCCAGGGCCCGTCGCACGGCCCAGAGGCTGCAGTGGGCCCTGAGCAGAGAGGCCCCCAGCGTCTCCTGCAGGGTCTCACGGGCGCCGAGACCCCAGAGGAAAGCCGTCCCTCTCTGGACTTCCCCCAAGACACCGAGAGCCCTGAAATTGCTGAAGACCTTCCCCCTGATGCCGCAGGACTTCACAGAGAGGCTCTGAGCTCCCCTCCAGCCACCTGTGGGGGAGGaggcccctgccccccagccccagagCGACCACAGCTCCGCCAGGAGGACGCAGTGCTGGCCCGCGCAAGCTCACCCGCGCTGGGTGCCCCCCGGTGCTCGGAGCCTGCCGTCTCCCAGGACGGAGAGGAGCCCCCTGCCTCCCCGCCAGGAGAATCACTGGTGCCCGTGGCCAACGCAGCCGACACGGCCCACCCCGAACCCAGGACCCTCTGTTTGAAGGCCCCTGGTCTTGGAGACTCCGTGGGGCTTCCAACTGCCAAAAAGGGGCCTCAGCCCTACAGCAGCCCTCCCAGCGGATTGTTCCTCGGACCCAAAGACCTGGCTGGCTGTTGCCACGAAGGCCTGGGCTCCCAGTCCTCAGCCCCAGACAGCCCGCCGGCCATCAGGGCAGGCCTCTGCCAGGATGGCGAGGATGCCAGTTCCCAAGAGCCCAAGCCGCCCAGGAACACACCCTACACAGTCGTCACGGGCCCAGGCAAAGCCGAATCGCCGCCGGCCTTGGAGCGCACGGCCCTCTTCTCGGGGCCGCCTGGGGACAGCTTCCACCCGCCAGTCTATGGCAGCCTCTCTGGGAACGGGGACACCCAGGTGCCACGTGCGTGTGCCGCCCCTCCCCCGAGGAGACCTCAGCAAGACCCACCGTTCCTCTCGTTTCTGCCCAAGAAGGGCTGGTCCCTGCTGGAGGAAGTGTCCCCCGTGCCGCCTGGCCATCTGGGCCCTTTTCCCGGCCTCTCAGGGGAAAAGGCATTCAGTCAGAGGTGTCCCAGTGAAGGAACTGTGGCCACCAGCCTCCCCGCTTTGCCCGGCAAGGTCATCGAATGTAGCACCGCTTGTAGCGGTGACCTGTCTGAGGAGGAGCTCGAGATCAAAAGGCTGGTCACCGAATTGGAGAGTCAGCTGCAAAGCAAAGGCGCACAGGAGGCCCCGGGAGAGCCGTGCGGAGCCAGCGCCACCAGTCCTGGGGAACTGCGTCCACGCCCGGAGGGGGCCGAAACAACTGTGGCCACCACGGGGGGCGCTCTAGGGAGCCCCCAGGAGGAGTGGCCCTCGTTCCACCCTGGAGAAGCAGCCCTGACCCCCGGCGCCCACAAGGACGTGGTTCCTGGGGGTCCTTTCAGCCCCACTGGGGCCAGCCCCAGTTTCCGGCCAGTGCAGAAAGCCGGGGTCTCCAAGACAGGGCTCCCCAGGGCCGAAGGGGGCCTCGGGGCCCACCTGGAAGTCTGTTTACCGGACCCCCCGTGGGACATGGGGAGTTTAGCGAAGTGCAGCCCAAACCCTGAGGCTTCACTTCCTAAGGGTAACAGGGCCACCAGAACACAGCACAGCCAAGACCTCCCACTGCTCTTTCGCTGCCCACGGAGAGGGGGGCTTTCCCCAGGATCCCACAAGGCACCTGGACCCTGCCGAGACCCCTCAGAGATGGAAGCGTTCGGCAGCCCTGTTGCCCCTCCGGCACCTGGCTTGGCATTTCGGGGGACCGAGCTTCTGCCCCTGGGTGCCACGCCACATTCTGGTGCCAGTCACAACAGTGCCCCCAAGGGACACTCTGTGAGCAGCACAGGTGGGCCAGGAGGAGCAGGGGGCCCTGGCCCTGAGGGTAACGAGGAGTTTGTACCGGCGGGGACCTCCCCACGTCGTGCCTCCGTGCCCGACCGCAGCCCCAGCAGGAGGCCCAAGGACCCAGCCTCGAGCCCCCTTCATCAGCTCCAGCTCCTGGTGGCCAGAGCGGCTGAGAGAGAAGATGACACCCGGGGCTCCCAGGGGCCCCCGCCTGATGACACCCAGAGTCCTCAGCACAGCAACCCCTCAGATCCGGGAAAGGAGAGTGTGGAAGGTGGGAAAATGGCCTGCAGCCCTGCCTGGGACTTCCCGGGGGCTGTGCAGACGACAGCCGTCCCTGCTGTGGCCGGACGCCAGCTGGGGCCAGAGGGAGCTGGACATCCGGGCTCACACGGCCAGGCCGAGAAGCCCAAGGGTCAAGTCGGAGCCAGCCAACTGCAGCCAGATGACCGGGGCAGGCCGCGGCGGCCGGACCAGCTAGCCGGGCAGCTCCAGAGAAGCAGGGCGGCCGTGGGCCTTTGGAACGGGGCACGGGCCACCCCAGGCCCCACCTACTCTGAGGCAGAATCTTCAGTCCCAGCCTTGGCAGCAACTGACACGGAAGATGGGCCTGAGGACCAGACTCCAGAGGCAGTAGCTGGCCCAGGCCTTCAGAAGCATCTGCTGTTCGCTGGCGAGAGCCCAGCGCCCCCCGGCAGGGACCTGGCCAGCCGCACCCCCTCGCCCGCTTCTGCAGCCACCCCCGATCCCTGCGGCCCCAAGGAAGGCCCAGCTCGCCGCCCTCTCCGGGGGGACTGTGACCCCCTGGAAGACCCTCCCAAGGAGCCCAGCTTCGTCGGTGTCTTCACTCCCGCCCATGGAGGGGACTGCCCTGGAGGTCGCATGGCAAGAACCCTAGAGGGTTCCAGAAAAGGGAGACCAAGGGAAGCTCCTGCCTctgtcaccccaccccacccagggagGGCCACCTCCCCGAGAGTGACCGTCAAGGCCACTGCCCTGTCCAGCATCCCTACCACTGGTGGCCTGGGGGCAGTCAGAGGCCCCAGGGCCGAGTGGCCAGACCCCAGGGGAGCCCTGTCCAGCACCCACCCCGATGGGGTGCCCAAGGGCCCCTCCTCAGAacccccaggcaacagggaaagcCAGGGTGTCACCGCTGTGCCCACTGACCCTTCCACACGGGGGGCCATGGGGCCAGATCCCCACACCTGCCAGGAAGGCGAGGCAGAGGCCAGCCTCCAGGAACAGGAGGGCCTAGAGATGCCCAGGGCCGGGCACCCTGCCGTTACAGAGGCATCCGAAGCTGGCACCAGGGGTCTGCGGGTCACCTGCCCCTCCACAGAGCTCCACCCGGGCAGAACCACAACTCCGAGCAGCACAGCCAGCGACTCCAGACCCCACTCCCCCCGAAGCCTCGGAAACAGCCTCCACCAGAGACCCCAGGGGGATCCCCTCAGCCCCCAGGACCCCAGACAGAAGCCTCGTGGCTTTAAAAAGAAGCCTGTGTTCACTGAGAACGGCCACTGGAGGGGCGGAGCCCCCAGCGGGCAGCCCGTGACCTGTGAGGTCTGCGCGGCCTCCTTCCGCTCTGGGCCGGGCCTGAGCCGCCACAGAGCCAGGAAGCATGGGCTGCACAGGGGTTCTGCCTCCCAGCCAAGCCCAGCGGCCCCACCTGCTCCCCAGACATGCCACCCACCCGGGAAGAAGAGCCGCAGGGCGCCGGGGAAGGAGAAACCGAGGCGCCTGGTGGGAGACCCCAGCCAGGCCGGTAGGCTAACCCCTGTTCGCGGCTCTGTGGCTCCTGAGGATGCGCTGGGTCCCGAGATGTCCAAGGGGCTTAGGCGGGGGCTCCGCCTTCTGGGAGCACCAGGCTGTCCCCCCGGCTGGGAACCACATCCCCCAGACGTGGTCAAGCAAGGGGTGGACGTGAGGCCTGCAGAGCCCGGGAAACAGGACCAGCTGGAGAGGGATGAGCCCCGGTCCAAACAGACAAAGAAAGCCGGGGGCCAGAGGCGGGGCAGGCCGCCCGCAGACTTCCCCAGCGAGTCGGAGGGGAAAGCCAGCAAGAGGGCGAGAAAGCCAAGAGCGAGAAGGTTCCGGGAGGAGAGCGGTCTCCAGGGCCCTGCCGATGTGATTTCAGGGAGAAGAGGCTGGAATCCATCAACGGCCATCGCCAACTGCCCGGCTCTCCCGAGCCGCCACCTCTCACCAGAGGCAGAGCAGGAGACTGAGTCCACGCAGCCGCCTCTCGTCGCCACGGACCTGGAGGAGATGCCTGCACGGAAGTCTCCTGGGGATCGGGTGGCCTGTCCAGGGATGGTGGAGGGGGCACCTCCTGCGCCAGAAGGGCCAGTGGGGCGGAAAGCAGCCTCGGCAAGAGGGTGCGCGGGACCCCGAGAGGCCAGGGTGTCTGGCATCTGCAAAGAGCCGTCGAGGGCAGCCGGGGGTAAACGTGCAGGGGACAGCAGAGTGGCCGAGAGCAGATCAGGGCAAGGTGTCTGGGAGGGGCATGAGCCCCCCTGGGACCCGCAGGGCCCTCCCGAGACTCGTGGTTCTGAAGCAGGCAGCACCATTGGCAGTTGCCTCCAGGACCCCCTGCACAGTCCAGGAGAGGGGGTCCAGGAGCAGGAGGGCCCTGCTCCTGAAGCCCCCAGCCCGAGTCTCAGAGACCCTCTGAGCTTGTTTGATGATGAGGCCTCCTTTTCCCAGCTCTTCCCCCTGGGAGACCGCTTGGTTCGGAAGAAGAACCCCCGTGTCTACAGGAAGCGCTGTAAAAAGTCGAAGCCACCTCCCCGGCCCGAGCCCAGCAGCCCGGCAGGGGGCAGTGTCGCTCTGTCCTCCTCCCGCCTGCCCACAGACCTCAGTGACTCTGGCTCGCTCTGCCTGTCCCACGAGGACCCGTGGGGGGACGAGGCTGCGGGTCTGCCGGAGTCCTTCCTCCTGGAGGGCTTCCTCAGCAGCAAGGTGCCCGGCATTGACCCCTGGGCCACGGGCCCCAGCCTGTGGGCCCTGGAGCCCCACGCGGAGGCGGACCCCTGCTGCGCCGAGGACCACCCGTCAGAAAACATCCCTGAGCTGCACATGGTCCCGGCAGCTTGGCGAGGCCCGGAGCTGCAGGCCCCCGCCGACGAGGCCACCTCTTCTCCGGGAGACGTGAGCCCCGAGCCCCCCAGCCTGGAGCGAGAGTACGAGTGTGGCGTCCCCGGGAGCGCCGTGGACCTGCAGGTGCAGGGCCTGTGCTTCCTAGGACCCTGCGAAGACCCTGCAGGTCTGCCCGGCGCCAGCCTCTTGGACTCCAAGGCCACGGCCAGTTCCCAGGGCCCACAGAGCAGGACAGAGGGGGCGGCCGGGGCAAGAAGGGCCCCAGGCGGAGGCCGGCCCACCAAGGCCAGGAGGGCGCCCTACAAGTGCAGGGTGTGCTTTCAGCGCTTCCACGGCCTGGGAGAGCTGGACCTCCACAAGCTGGCCCACAGCCCCTCGCCGCCCCCCACCTGTTACATGTGCGTGGAGCGCAGGTTCGGCTCCCGCGAGCTGCTGAGGGAGCACCTGCAGGAGAAGCACGTGCAGAGCAAGGCAGGGCTGTGGGCCTGCGGCATGTGCCGGCGCGAGGTCGCCGACGTCTGGATGTACAATGAGCACCTGCGTGAGCACGCCGTGCGCTTCGCCCGCAAGGGGCAGGCGCGGAGGTCCCTGGGGGACCTGCCCGGATGTTGGGAGGGGGACGGCGCGGTCACGCACTTCCTGAGCGGCATCGTGGGACGGGTCTCCAAACCCCACCGGGGCAGGCGCTCCATCGGCAAGGCAGGCGGGGGCCCCGCGGAGGCGTCAGGGGTGGATGTGGGAGCTGGGAAGGTATTCCCGAGGGAGAGGCCAAGACCCAAGGCCCGTGCCAACGGCTCCGACCCGGACAGCGCCTCGGCCCAGGGCAGCCCGTCAGCCTGCGGCTTGTCCCCCGACGGCCGTTCGCACAGCGAGTCCCCCCTCCCAGCCGTCCCGGTGCACCGAGACTGCAAGGACCCCGCCCGCGACTGCCACCACTGCGGGAAGCGGTTCCCCAAGCCGTTCAAGCTGCAGCGCCACCTGGCGGTGCACAGCCCGCAGCGCGTCTACCTGTGCCCCCAGTGCCCCCGGGTGTACCCCGAGCACCAGGAGCTGCGCGTGCACCTGGGCGGCGAGCACGGGCTGAGCGGGGAGCTGGAGCTGCAGCACACCCCGCTGTACGCCTGCGAGCTTTGCGCCAACGTCACGCACATCAGCAAGAGGTCCTTCGTCTGCAGCTCCTGCAACTACACCTTTGCCAAAAAGGAGCAGTTCGACCGGCACATGGACAAACACCGGAGGAGGGGGCAGCAGCCCTTCACCTTCCGCGGCGTGCGGAGGCCCGGCGCCCCCGGGCAGAAGGCCTTGGCCCGAGAGGGCTCGCTGCCCAGCAAACGGCGCAGGGTGGCCGCGTCCAGCAGCGCCCCCGGATCCGGCGTGGACGGGCCTCTGTCCCGGGACTGCGGCCCCACCCTGAGCGAGCGgtccctcccagccctgccccagccctgcccggaGGCAGCTCCCAGCACCACAGCAGGGCAGCCCGGGACCCCAGAGAGGCCCACAGGCCCCGTGGGCCACCCGGTCGGCGGCGGcgatctgccctctgccctccaggagctcctGCCCCCGTCTCTGTCTCCTTTCCCGGCGGCCTCGGCTGATGGCAAAGATGGCCACGAGCCGGACCAGGCCCTGGAGAGTTCCGAGGACGAGGCTTCCCCAGGCAGCCCTGGGCGCTTCCTCCAGCAGGCTCTCCGCTTGGGGGGCTCTCTGCCCCAGCCGGGGGCCGGAGGCCAAGATGCAGAGGAACAGAGGGCAGCTGGCCCGCTCTCAGGGAAACACAGGACCCCAAGTGCCCCTGGCAAATGTGCCCCTGACCATCACCCAGAAGCCCCCTCTCTGCTCTGGAAGGAGAAGCAGGTGTCCACGTGTCACGTGGCGCCTGCCGGGGGCGCAGGAGGCCCCTCCCACAGAGGCAGTGCCAACAACCCCGGGGGCTGCCAGAGCTCGTCCAAGGACAGGTCAGCCTCGTCCACCCCCAGCAAAGCACCCAAGTTCCCAGTACAACTGAAGAAGGCGGTGCCCAGCCCAATGCCCAGAGAGCTCCCCCATGGCACTGAGGACAGGCCAAAGCCCACCACCCTCAAAGTCAAGCCGGGCCCCGGCTCCCAGGGCGCTGGAGGCCCCCGGCAGGGCACCAAGGCAGCGGGCGGCAGCCAGCCCCAGCCGGCCAGCGGGCAGCTCCAAAGTGAGACAGCCACCACCCCAGCCAAGCCCGACGGCCCAGGCCAGGGCCCCGCCCCAGACAAGGCCCCTCCTCGAGCCCCAGCCAAGGGCTACCCCAAGGGACCAAGGGAAGCTGGTGACCAGGGGCCGCGAGGGAGCCTGGGCCCCAGGGAGGACGGGGACAGCagtgagaagaagagaaagggccgGGCGCCGGGGCCAACCAGGAGTGAAGCTGTGGGGAACCTAGGGAGAGGCCCCCCGGTCCCTGACAAGCCCCCCCGGGCCCCGCGGAAGCAGGCGACTCCCAGCCGCGTGCTCCCTGCCAAGCCCAAGCCCACTGGCCAGAACGGCACAACACCGCCCCAGCCCTCAGAGCCGCGGAAGGGGGAGCCCGGCCATGCCCAAGGGAACATCAGGCGCGGCAAGGAGGGGCTGGGCAAGGCCCTCCCCCAGGCCAGACCCCTGCATAGGCCCCCCAGGAGGGGCGGGGCTGTCCTCGGTGCTGaaccccccaacccccgggcctgCCGGACAGCCGAGTCCCAGAGCCACCTCCTCAGCCAGCTTTTCGGGCAGAGACTAACCAGCTTCAAGATCCCTTTAAAAAAGGATGCTTCGGAGTAA